One segment of Babesia bigemina genome assembly Bbig001, chromosome : II DNA contains the following:
- a CDS encoding t-complex protein 1, alpha subunit, putative yields the protein MSLGILGERITGKEVRSRNVLAVQAIANVLRSSLGPKGLDKMLVDDVGDVTISNDGATILKQLEVQHPAAKMLVDLSDLQDQEVGDGTTSVVLLAVELLRRANDLANMGIHATSIIAGYKMAIRECVKYIKEHLSKRMSDLGEDVVVNIARTTLSSKMLRVNLDYFSEMVVKAIKAVETADEAGNRRFPVDAINILKTHGKSTRDSYLVNGYALMMGRAAQGMPIDISGAKIAFLDFAIKHYRLHFGVQVQITDPVELEQIRLKEKNVTKERIAKILASGANVVLTSQGIDDMSLKYFLEAGVMAYRRVPKKDLRRIARLTGGKVVLTMSTFEGDEAFPEDSLGRCDKVYEERVGDVDFSFFEGCSTSRAATIILRGANDFMVDEAERSVHDALCATSRALEQDSLVPGGGCVETALSLHLERFARTLGSREQMAMAEFAESLLVIPKTLALNAALDATELVAKLRAFHAKAQAEGPISPEDADYRWYGISLADGELRNNLSAGVLEATVSKIKSIKFATEAAVTILRIDDLVTLEPEKEPVDD from the exons ATGTCGCTCGGTATTTTGGGAGAACGCATCACTGGCAAGGAGGTCCGCAGCCGCAACG TGTTGGCGGTCCAAGCCATTGCCAATGTCCTGCGCTCCAGCCTCGGCCCGAAGGGTCTGGACAAGATGCTGGTGGACGACGTCGGAGACGTCACCATTTCCAACGACGGCGCCACCATCCTGAAGCAGCTGGAGGTACAGCACCCTGCGGCTAAGATGCTCGTCGACCTGAGCGACCTGCAGGACCAGGAGGTCGGCGACGGCACTACTTCGGTGGTGCTGCTGGCCGTGGAGCTGCTGAGGCGCGCGAACGACCTGGCGAACATGGGCATCCACGCGACGTCCATCATCGCGGGGTACAAAATGGCCATCAGGGAGTGTGTGAAGTACATCAAGGAGCACCTCAGCAAGCGCATGAGCGATCTGGGCGAGGACGTGGTCGTCAACATCGCGCGCACGACGCTGTCGTCCAAGATGCTCCGCGTCAACCTCGACTACTTCTCCGAGATGGTTGTGAAGGCCATCAAGGCGGTGGAGACGGCTGACGAGGCCGGGAACCGCCGCTTCCCCGTGGACGCTATTAACATCCTGAAGACGCACGGCAAGAGCACGCGTGACTCGTACCTGGTTAATGGATACGCGCTGATGATGGGCCGCGCCGCCCAGGGCATGCCCATCGACATCAGCGGAGCCAAGATCGCCTTTTTGGACTTCGCCATAAAGCACTACCGCCTGCATTTCGGCGTGCAGGTGCAAATCACTGACCCCGTCGAGCTCGAGCAGATCCGCCTCAAGGAGAAGAACGTGACGAAGGAGCGCATTGCGAAGATTCTGGCAAGTGGCGCCAACGTCGTGCTGACCTCCCAGGGCATCGACGACATGTCACTCAAGTACTTCCTGGAGGCGGGCGTGATGGCTTACCGCCGCGTGCCTAAGAAGGATTTGCGCAGAATAGCGCGCCTGACCGGTG GCAAGGTCGTGCTCACCATGTCCACATTCGAGGGCGACGAGGCATTCCCGGAAGACTCCCTTGGTCGCTGTGACAAGGTCTACgaggagcgtgtcggcgaCGTGGACTTCAGCTTCTTCGAGGGCTGCAGCACCTCGCGCGCGGCCACCATAATTCTCAGGGGCGCCAATGACTTCATGGTCGACGAGGCCGAGCGGTCTGTTCACGACGCTCTCTGCGCCACCAGCCGCGCTCTCGAGCAGGACTCGCTGGTTCCCGGCGGAGGCTGTGTAGAGACGGCATTATCGCTCCACCTCGAGCGCTTTGCGCGTACCTTG GGTTCTCGGGAACAGATGGCAATGGCGGAATTCGCCGAATCGCTACTAGTGATTCCGAAGACACTGGCCCTGAATGCCGCCCTCGACGCCACGGAGCTGGTTGCGAAACTGCGAGCCTTCCACGCAAAAGCTCAAGCGGAAGGTCCGATCTCGCCCGAAGATGCGGATTACAGGTGGTACGGAATCAGCCTCGCTGATGGCGAGCTCCGCAACAACCTCTCCGCGGGAGTACTGGAGGCTACGGTCAGCAAGATCAAATCGATCAAGTTCGCCACCGAAGCGGCGGTCACGATACTTCGTATCGACGACCTCGTGACCCTGGAGCCGGAGAAGGAGCCCGTAGATGACTAA
- a CDS encoding DNA-DIRECTED RNA POLYMERASE II LARGEST SUBUNIT protein,putative, producing the protein MTTVAELNKPFSPCDLKKVRAIEFGVLDPEMLKRLSVCEVTQTEFYREGIPVTGGLNDLRMGTTDARHNCLTCYMDLKHCTGHFGHITLSKAMYHSSFITAVMKVLRCVCFNCSSLLCAKDDPRVIQIMKLRATALRLNRLVEVCSTSPRCQHATLAGSKMKGCGYPQPRYSKEGTSLLVQFTEKHRQMLEEVDEECEEIKRTFTADEAYKILKGISHEDMRYLGFNPERSQPAWLILQVLPVPPPPVRPYVAYGSDRSEDDLTLKLLDIVKANNMLKKHDERATAPHILQEISQLLQYHITTLFDNDIPGMPVASTRSKKPIKSIRARLKGKDGRLRGNLMGKRVDFSARTVITGDPNLPIDIIGVPKSIAMTLTFSETVTPLNFESLRSKVEMGPHEWPGAKFIVRDDGTRFDLRHVKRASDLQLEYGYRVERHLQDGDYILFNRQPSLHKMSIMGHRCKVLPYSTFRLNLSVTSPYNADFDGDEMNLHLAQTHETRAEVKHLMLVPKQIVSPQGNRPVMGIVQDSLLGISKFTRRDCFLTKDMLMNLLMWIPYWDGKLPQPCIFHPVPLWTGKQVITIILTFDQLNSLTCINLMRNSGTSIENDNPYCSANDSKVIISKNEHLSGIICKKTVGTSSGSLIHVLWHEAGPERCKDFLSTVQKVVNNWLIHNGFTVSCSDIMASESTLAQVAEILDRSKKEVQRLVGLSQKGKLKCQPGKSLFESFEARVNKELNEAREQSGTIAAKSLDERNNILAMVNSGSKGSTINISQIIACVGQQNVEGKRIPFGFRDRSLPHFIQHDYGPESRGFVSNSYLSGLTPQEMFFHAMGGREGIIDTACKTSETGYVQRRLMKAMEDIMVHYDKTVRNGVGDILQFLYGEDGMGAEYIEDQTLDLMKLDFAELNRLYAHDFRNENYGVGWILDETIRNNILTDFSQQVVLVEEYQRLLDMKSILCKQVFPDGETRQHLPINISRLLEYAKTQFPMTPESRKLMNPVDIAQRVQQLLDGLTIVVTSGPQDILAAEAQENATILIKAHLSTALHSRRLMEREKIGNLALDWLLGEVKRIFYKSICHPGECVGAVAAQSIGEPATQMTLNTFHFAGVSSKNVTLGLPRLKELINVVRNVKTPSLTIHLERGVAHDQERAKDMQTRLEYTTLDKVVAMSQVIYDPHVSRTIVTRDYNWVREYYEFPDDDMGRLGPWVLRIQLSNKVMTDKRLTMKEIVDRIYQEFSHDEIDCINTDDNNDELVLRIRVKYSSMEVDQQNLGENEGEFLQRFMSQVLVNVKLRGVAKISKVYMREEAQIKYNESNGRFERVSQWVLDTDGCNLEDVLPIPCVDAQRSISNDISEIFHVLGIEAARMALLRELRAVISFDGSYVNYRHLSLLCDVMTQKGHIMSITRHGLNRADRGPMVKCSFEETLEALVDAAVYAEVDNLKGVTENVMLGQLCPMGTGCFDIMIDEEKLRDANQNLQIVPDSAMSGFTSPDSTSPDSMSPAKINSMLSPLPFSPSYAALMMSPVINASSPGFAASPAIDTKALGGSFSPTVMSPQSPASPGYAPLSPNPLSPNPLSPNPLSPTMGMMSPTSPVYSPTSPVYSPTSPVYGQSAAVYSPASPAYSPTSPVYSPTSPAYSPTSPAYSPTSPAYSPTSPAYSPTSPAYSPTSPAYSPTSPAYSPTSPAYSPTSPAYSPTSPAYSPTSPNLGYSPTSPVYQPTSPAYSPTSPAYSPTSPAYSPTSPAYSPTSPAYSPTSPEYSPQDPFSPNPFEEEN; encoded by the coding sequence ATGACGACCGTCGCGGAGCTCAACAAGCCGTTCTCGCCGTGCGACCTGAAGAAGGTCCGCGCGATCGAGTTCGGTGTACTCGACCCGGAGATGCTGAAGCGCCTTTCTGTCTGCGAGGTGACGCAGACGGAATTCTACCGTGAGGGCATTCCGGTGACCGGCGGCCTGAACGACCTTCGGATGGGCACGACCGACGCACGTCACAACTGTTTGACGTGCTACATGGACCTGAAGCACTGCACTGGCCACTTCGGCCACATCACCTTGTCGAAGGCGATGTACCACTCGAGTTTCATCACTGCGGTGATGaaggtgctgcgctgcgtgTGCTTCAACTGCAGCAGCCTGCTGTGCGCCAAGGACGACCCGCGCGTGATACAGATCATGAAGCTGCGCGCGACCGCGCTGCGGCTGAACCGGCTGGTGGAAGTGTGCTCGACTTCGCCGCGTTGCCAGCACGCGACGCTGGCGGGGTCTAAGATGAAGGGCTGCGGGTACCCGCAGCCGCGGTACAGCAAGGAGGGCACCAGCCTGCTGGTGCAGTTCACGGAGAAGCACCGCCAGATGCTGGAGGAGGTGGACGAGGAGTGCGAGGAGATTAAGCGCACGTTCACTGCTGACGAGGCGTACAAGATCCTGAAGGGCATCTCGCACGAGGACATGCGGTACCTCGGGTTCAACCCCGAACGGTCGCAGCCGGCGTGGCTGATTCTGCAGGTGCTTCCCGTGCCGCCGCCTCCCGTCCGTCCGTACGTGGCGTACGGGAGCGACCGCAGCGAGGACGACCTGACGCTGAAGCTGCTCGACATCGTGAAGGCGAACAACATGCTGAAGAAGCACGACGAGCGCGCGACGGCTCCTCACATTCTGCAGGAGAtttcgcagctgctgcagtacCACATCACCACATTGTTCGACAACGACATACCGGGCATGCCCGTGGCGTCGACGCGCTCGAAGAAGCCCATCAAGTCGATCCGCGCGCGCCTAAAGGGCAAGGACGGCCGTCTGCGTGGCAACCTGATGGGAAAGCGTGTGGACTTCTCCGCGCGTACTGTCATCACGGGCGACCCCAACCTGCCCATCGACATCATCGGCGTGCCGAAGTCCATTGCCATGACTCTCACGTTCAGCGAGACGGTGACGCCGCTCAACTTCGAGAGCCTGCGCAGCAAGGTCGAGATGGGCCCGCACGAGTGGCCGGGCGCTAAGTTCATCGTCCGCGACGACGGTACGCGTTTTGACCTGCGCCACGTGAAGCGCGCGAGCGACCTGCAGCTGGAGTACGGCTACCGCGTGGAGCGCCATCTACAGGACGGTGACTACATCCTGTTCAACCGCCAGCCATCGCTTCACAAGATGAGTATCATGGGCCACCGTTGCAAGGTGCTGCCGTACTCCACGTTCCGCCTGAACCTGTCGGTCACCTCGCCGTACAACGCGGACTTCGACGGAGACGAGATGAATCTGCACCTCGCCCAGACGCACGAGACGCGCGCCGAGGTGAAGCACCTCATGCTCGTGCCCAAGCAGATCGTTTCGCCGCAGGGTAACCGTCCAGTCATGGGTATCGTGCAGGACTCTCTGCTGGGCATCAGCAAGTTCACGCGTCGCGACTGCTTTTTGACCAAGGACATGCTGATGAACCTGCTGATGTGGATCCCGTACTGGGACGGCAAGCTGCCGCAGCCGTGCATCTTCCACCCCGTTCCGCTGTGGACCGGCAAGCAGGTGATCACGATCATCCTGACGTTCGACCAGCTGAACTCGCTGACGTGCATCAACCTGATGCGGAACTCCGGGACCTCAATTGAGAACGACAACCCGTACTGCTCCGCCAACGACTCGAAGGTCATCATCAGCAAGAACGAGCACCTGTCTGGCATCATCTGCAAGAAGACCGTGGGCACGAGCTCAGGGTCGCTGATCCACGTGCTGTGGCATGAGGCCGGCCCCGAGCGGTGCAAGGATTTCCTGTCGACCGTGCAGAAGGTGGTGAACAACTGGCTGATCCACAACGGGTTCACCGTGTCGTGCTCGGACATCATGGCGAGCGAGTCCACGCTGGCCCAGGTGGCCGAGATTCTGGACCGGTCCAAGAAGGAGGTGCAGCGGCTGGTGGGCCTGTCGCAGAAGGGCAAGCTGAAGTGCCAACCCGGTAAGTCGCTGTTCGAGTCGTTCGAGGCCCGTGTGAACAAGGAGCTGAACGAGGCCAGGGAGCAGAGTGGTACCATCGCCGCGAAGAGTTTGGACGAGCGCAACAACATCCTGGCCATGGTGAACAGTGGATCCAAGGGGTCCACCATCAACATTTCCCAGATCATCGCATGTGTGGGTCAGCAGAACGTGGAGGGTAAGCGTATCCCCTTCGGTTTCCGCGACCGTTCTCTCCCGCACTTCATCCAGCACGACTACGGCCCCGAGAGCCGTGGGTTCGTGTCCAACTCGTACCTGTCCGGTCTGACTCCGCAGGAGATGTTCTTCCACGCCATGGGTGGTCGTGAGGGTATCATCGACACTGCGTGCAAGACCTCTGAGACCGGTTACGTCCagcgtcgtctcatgaagGCCATGGAGGACATCATGGTGCACTACGACAAGACCGTTCGGAACGGCGTGGGCGACATTCTGCAGTTCCTGTACGGCGAGGACGGCATGGGCGCGGAGTACATCGAGGACCAGACGCTGGACCTGATGAAGCTCGACTTCGCGGAGCTTAACCGGCTGTACGCGCACGACTTCCGGAACGAGAACTACGGCGTCGGGTGGATTTTGGATGAGACCATCCGCAACAACATCCTCACTGACTTCAGCCAGCAGGTGGTGCTGGTCGAGGAGTACCAGCGTCTGCTCGACATGAAGTCCATCCTGTGCAAGCAGGTGTTCCCCGACGGCGAGACGCGGCAGCACCTGCCCATCAACATCTCGAGGCTGCTCGAGTACGCCAAGACGCAGTTCCCCATGACCCCGGAGAGCCGCAAACTGATGAACCCAGTTGACATTGCCCAgcgcgtgcagcagctgctggacggTCTAACCATTGTCGTGACTAGCGGCCCCCAGGACATTCTGGCTGCCGAGGCGCAGGAAAACGCCACCATCCTCATTAAGGCGCACCTCTCGACGGCGCTCCACTCACGGCGTCTCATGGAGAGGGAGAAGATCGGCAACCTGGCGCTCGACTGGCTTTTGGGTGAGGTGAAGCGCATATTCTATAAGTCGATCTGCCACCCCGGCGAGTGCGTGGGCGCTGTGGCAGCGCAGTCCATCGGTGAGCCCGCCACGCAGATGACCCTGAACACTTTCCACTTCGCCGGTGTGAGTTCGAAGAACGTTACCCTGGGTCTGCCCCGCCTCAAAGAGCTTATCAACGTGGTGCGGAACGTCAAGACGCCGTCGCTCACCATCCACCTCGAGCGCGGCGTCGCCCACGACCAGGAGCGCGCGAAGGACATGCAGACCCGGCTGGAATACACCACGTTGGACAAGGTGGTGGCGATGTCGCAGGTCATCTACGACCCGCACGTGTCGCGAACGATCGTGACGCGGGACTACAACTGGGTGCGTGAGTACTACGAGTTCCCCGACGACGACATGGGCCGCCTGGGTCCGTGGGTGCTGCGCATCCAGCTGTCGAACAAGGTGATGACGGACAAGCGTCTCACGATGAAGGAGATCGTGGACCGCATCTACCAGGAGTTCAGCCACGACGAGATCGACTGCATCAACACCGACGACAACAACGACGAGCTGGTGCTGCGCATCCGCGTGAAGTACTCCAGCATGGAGGTCGACCAGCAGAACCTGGGCGAGAACGAGGGCGAGTTCCTGCAGCGTTTCATGTCTCAGGTGTTGGTGAACGTGAAACTGCGTGGCGTGGCCAAGATTTCTAAGGTGTATATGCGTGAAGAGGCCCAGATCAAGTACAACGAGTCCAACGGTAGGTTCGAGCGTGTGAGCCAGTGGGTCCTGGATACCGACGGCTGCAACCTGGAAGACGTGCTGCCGATCCCCTGCGTCGACGCGCAGCGCTCGATTTCGAACGACATCAGCGAGATCTTCCACGTGTTGGGTATCGAGGCGGCGCgtatggcgctgctgcgtgaGCTGAGGGCCGTCATCAGTTTCGACGGTAGCTACGTGAACTATCGCCAcctgtcgctgctgtgcgatgtgatgacccAGAAGGGCCACATTATGTCCATCACGCGCCACGGTCTGAACCGCGCGGACCGTGGCCCTATGGTGAAGTGTAGTTTTGAGGAGACTCTGGAGGCGCTGGTGGACGCCGCCGTTTACGCGGAGGTGGACAACCTCAAGGGTGTCACGGAGAACGTCATGCTGGGTCAGCTTTGCCCCATGGGTACCGGTTGTTTCGACATCATGATCGACGAGGAGAAGCTTCGCGACGCAAACCAGAACCTGCAGATCGTGCCGGATTCCGCCATGTCTGGATTCACCAGCCCGGACTCCACGAGCCCGGATTCCATGTCGCCGGCTAAAATAAACTCGATGCTGTCGCCGCTGCCGTTCAGCCCGTCGTACGCGGCTCTGATGATGTCGCCGGTGATCAACGCGTCGTCGCCCGGGTTCGCGGCGTCCCCTGCCATTGACACCAAGGCTCTCGGAGGTAGCTTCTCTCCGACCGTGATGTCGCCGCAGTCGCCTGCGAGTCCCGGGTACGCCCCGCTGTCGCCGAACCCGCTGTCGCCGAACCCGCTGTCGCCGAACCCCCTATCGCCAACTATGGGCATGATGTCTCCGACTAGCCCGGTGTACTCGCCGACTAGTCCCGTGTATAGTCCGACAAGCCCCGTGTACGGCCAATCTGCGGCGGTGTACAGCCCCGCGAGCCCGGCTTATTCCCCAACAAGCCCCGTGTACTCGCCCACCAGCCCGGCCTACTCGCCTACGAGCCCAGCATACTCTCCGACGAGTCCCGCTTACTCGCCAACGAGCCCAGCATACTCTCCAACGAGTCCTGCCTACTCGCCGACAAGCCCCGCGTACTCGCCTACCAGTCCCGCGTATTCGCCCACGAGTCCAGCGTATTCGCCAACCAGCCCGGCGTACTCGCCTACCAGTCCCGCGTATTCGCCCACGAGTCCGAACCTCGGTTACTCTCCGACGAGCCCCGTGTACCAGCCCACGAGCCCCGCGTACTCGCCGACAAGTCCGGCCTACTCACCCACGAGCCCGGCCTACTCCCCGACGAGCCCGGCGTACTCGCCTACCAGTCCGGCGTACTCGCCGACGAGTCCAGAGTATTCTCCGCAGGATCCTTTCTCTCCGAACCCGTTCGAGGAGGAGAACTAA
- a CDS encoding stomatin-like protein, putative, whose amino-acid sequence MTSRLRAMSGTVLLNHCRDTLRRSIWSPNRFYSSLVVTPRLVARAPFAQAASSPAGARHLTTVNYMREKAGKRSHFGFVIVPQQTVYVVERFGKFSRTIGAGVHILLPLIDRISYVHSLKEDAIVLPNQTAITKDNVILQIDGVLYVKCVDPYHASYGIEDPIFAMTQMAQTTMRSELGKLSLFTTFLERDNLNKKIVEAINAAASNWGMVCMRCEIRDITLPKNIVAAMERQVEAERYKRSTILRSEGDKESEINMAVSQRQTSILKAEGEAIAERERADATAYALQKITSTLRETGTVDAVGLRLAERYIAAFDNLAKQSTTVVLPANVGNVNEMITQAVTLFKALGKDSQAPEQPVELMPPPPPLERAPANESSSPA is encoded by the exons ATGACGTCGCGCCTCAGAGCTATGAGCGGCACTGTATTGCTGAACCACTGCAGAGACACCTTGAGACGTTCAATATGGTCACCTAATCGCTTCTACTCCAGTCTGGTCGTGACGCCGCGCCTCGTCGCCCGGGCCCCGTTCGCCCAGGCAGCGTCGTCGCCTGCCGGCGCCAGGCACCTCACCACCGTGAACTACATGCGCGAGAAGGCCGGGAAGCGGTCGCATTTCGGCTTCGTGATCGTGCCTCAGCAGACGGTGTACGTCGTGGAGAG GTTTGGCAAGTTCAGCCGCACCATCGGCGCCGGCGTGCACATCCTGCTGCCGCTGATCGACCGCATATCGTACGTGCATTCGCTGAAGGAGGACGCCATAGTGCTGCCCAACCAGACGGCCATCACCAAGGACAAT GTGATCCTCCAGATCGACGGCGTGCTGTACGTGAAGTGCGTGGACCCGTACCACGCGTCGTACGGCATCGAGGACCCCATCTTCGCCATGACCCAGATGGCGCAGACGACGATGCGGTCGGAGCTGGGCAAGCTGTCGCTGTTCACGACGTTCCTGGAGCGCGACAACCTGAACAAGAAGATCGTGGAGGCCATAAACGCCGCTGCGAGCAACTGGGGCATGGTGTGCATGCGCTGCGAGATCCGCGACATAACGCTGCCGAAGAACATCGTTGCCGCCATGGAGCGCCAG GTGGAAGCTGAGCGCTACAAGCGGTCGACAATTCTGCGCAGCGAGGGCGACAAGGAGAGCGAGATCAACATGGCCGTGTCGCAGCGGCAGACGTCCATCCTGAAGGCCGAGGGCGAGGCCATAGCCGAGCGTGAGCGCGCCGACGCCACTGCTTACGCCCTGCAGAAGATAACGAGCACTCTGCGGGAAACAG GCACTGTGGACGCCGTCGGTCTGCGGCTGGCCGAGCGGTACATCGCTGCGTTCGACAACCTGGCGAAGCAGTCCACCACCGTGGTGCTTCCCGCCAACGTCGGCAATGTCAACGAGATGATAACGCAGGCGGTCACCCTTTTCAAGGCGCTCGGCAAGGACAGCCAGGCCCCCGAGCAGCCGGTGGAACtgatgccgccgccgccgccgcttgAGCGCGCACCGGCCAACGAGAGCAGCTCACCCGCATGA
- a CDS encoding ribosomal protein L21 domain containing protein, putative yields MYRGATWLPALLFSTCAVAFLRRQGAARLPVSGHYRNTAASAILDWPAHDKLAQREDGYDRTGSYAVVHISGVPRWLERGRFYDVNRVQQQVGANVYLHRVAFFQSEEGWYVHGEPYLENVRVLCKVLKHFRGPKMHTLKFRSKKHYKRKIGFRPELTRLQVEAFEVIPHGERWVDEDPIYVPLTRIEQLRRPSLELPKLKRNTIYRLTETEKRMLEGDPLAHFDPVYNQIFVANRTMQL; encoded by the coding sequence ATGTACAGAGGAGCAACATGGCTGCCAGCACTATTATTTAGCACCTGCGCGGTGGCCTTCCTGCGCAGGCAAGGCGCCGCAAGGCTGCCGGTCTCAGGACACTATCGCAACACGGCGGCGAGCGCCATCCTCGACTGGCCGGCGCACGACAAGCTCGCGCAGCGCGAGGACGGATACGACCGCACGGGCTCGTACGCAGTGGTACACATTTCGGGGGTGCCCAGGTGGCTGGAACGCGGAAGGTTCTACGACGTCAACCGCGTGCAACAGCAGGTGGGCGCCAATGTCTACCTCCACAGGGTAGCATTCTTCCAATCGGAGGAGGGCTGGTACGTACACGGGGAGCCGTACCTCGAAAACGTGCGGGTGCTCTGCAAGGTGCTCAAGCACTTCAGGGGACCCAAGATGCATACACTCAAGTTCAGGTCCAAGAAGCACTACAAACGCAAAATCGGGTTCAGGCCCGAACTCACGCGCCTGCAGGTGGAGGCGTTCGAGGTCATCCCTCACGGCGAGCGCTGGGTCGACGAGGACCCGATATATGTGCCCCTGACGAGGATAGAGCAGCTGAGGAGGCCGAGTCTCGAGCTGCCCAAACTCAAGCGAAACACAATATACAGACTCACGGAGACCGAAAAACGCATGTTGGAGGGAGATCCGCTCGCGCATTTCGACCCCGTGTATAACCAAATCTTTGTCGCAAACCGGACAATGCAGTTGTAA